In the genome of Vanacampus margaritifer isolate UIUO_Vmar chromosome 1, RoL_Vmar_1.0, whole genome shotgun sequence, one region contains:
- the itgb1bp1 gene encoding integrin beta-1-binding protein 1, with protein MFRKVKKRHSSSSSQSSEISTKSKSVDSSLGGLSRSSTVASLDTDSAKCSGNNTSETCAEFRVKYVGAIERLQFDMSKTLQEPLDLINYIDAAQQDGKLPFVPGDEEMILVVSKHGVKVASLDQCDVLHRHPLYLIVRMLCYDDGLGAGKNLLALKTTDPEQEGCSIWVYQCNSYEQSQSICKVLSASFDCALASGKS; from the exons ATGTTCCGCAAGGTGAAAAAACGCCACAGCAGCAGTAGCTCTCAGAGCAGTGAGATCAGCACCAAAAGTAAG TCTGTAGACTCCAGTTTGGGTGGCTTATCCAGGTCCAGCACAGTCGCCAGCCTCGACACGGACTCCGCCAAGTGCTCGG GAAACAACACATCCGAAACGTGCGCAGAGTTCCGTGTGAAGTATGTGGGAGCCATTGAGAGGTTGCAGTTTGACATGAGCAAGACGCTCCAGGAACCTCTCGACCTCATCAACTACATTGATGCcgctcag caagatgGAAAGCTGCCATTTGTGCCAGGAGACGAGGAAATGATCTTAGTTGTGTCGAAACACGGAGTCAAAGTGGCCTCTCTGGACCAGTGT GATGTGTTGCATCGCCACCCTCTCTACCTGATCGTGCGCATGCTGTGCTACGACGACGGCCTCGGCGCGGGGAAGAACCTCCTGGCTCTCAAAACCACCGACCCCGAGCAGGAGGGATGCAGCATCTGGGTGTACCAGTGCAACAGCTAT GAGCAGTCTCAGTCCATCTGCAAGGTGCTCTCAGCTTCCTTTGACTGTGCACTCGCATCAGGCAAGTCTTGA